Below is a genomic region from Rhodococcus sp. WMMA185.
AATTCGGCACCGACGGCGGCAGATGCGGCAGCAACCGCCGAGTCGCGGGCTGCACTGGCCTCGTCCTCGGTCAGGGTGCGGTCCGAGCCACGGAAACGAAGCGCAAACGCCAACGACTTCCGGCCCTGACCGACCTGTTCGCCTTCGAACACGTCGAACAACCGGACGTCCTCGAGGAGCTCACCGCCACCCGACTTCAGCGCCGCTTGCACGTCGGCCGCGGGTACGGTGGCGTCGACCACGACCGCCACGTCCTGGAGCACTGCGGGGAAAGGTGAAACCGTCGGTGCGGGCAAGTTCTCTACGAGCGGCAGTGCGTCCAGGTCTATCTCCACGGCGCATGTCCGTGGCGGCAACCCAGCGCGTTCGAGCACGGCCGGATGCAATTCACCTGCATGTCCGACGACGACACCGTCCACGAGAACCTCCGCCCCGCGACCGGGATGCCACGGCAGATACTGCGCACTGCGGAAGTCCACTTCGACCCCGGCAGCGGCCGCGATCGTGCGTGCGGCCGTGAACGCATCGGTTGCGTCCGCGGCGCGCCCGGAACCCCACGGTCCGCTCAACTCGCGCTGACCGGTGAGCACCGCCGCAACGTGCACTGGCTGGGCCGGCAACGACCGCAGAAGCGTCGCGATCTGCTCGTCGGTCGGACGCCGATCCACTGGGAGCGCATCGACGGGCTTGGTGTCGGCACCGGGAAGCACGACCTGCGCGATCCCGAACAGTGACAAGTCGCGCTGGCCGCGGGAGGCGTTGCGGGCAAGCACCTCGAGCAGCCCCGGAAGCAACGTGGTGGCTAGTTCCGGGCGATCCGACTCCAGAGGGTTGAGGACCTTGCTGGTGTTCCGGCGCGGATCCTCGGGCTCGAGGCCCCAGGTGTCGAAGACCGCGGAAGGCAGAAAGACGGGGGGCAGGATCTCGACGTATCCCGAGAACGCCATCGCCCGGCTCACGGCACGCCTACGACGTTGCGCCGGTGTCAGCCCCCGACCCGCAGGAGCGGCAGGCAGCACCGATGGAATCTGTTCGAGCCCCTCGAGGCGCAGCACCTCCTCCACCAGATCGGCGGGTTGTGTCAGGTCCGGTCGCCACGAGGGCGGAGTCGCCACGAGTTGCCCGTGGCCACTGTCGCTGACCCCGACCTCGACATTGCAGCCGATCTGGGTGAGTCGGCGAGCCGCGGTACCGGTGGGGTAGTCGACTCCCGCGACGCGATCCGGAAGGTCGATGTCCATGCGGATCGGATCGTGTGGAATTACCCCACCGATGTCGGTGAGGACCGGCTCGATCTGCCCGCCCGCGATACTCACCAGCAGTGTCGCCGCACGGTCGAGCGCCGCGACGGGAATCTCGGGGTCGACCACCCGCTCGAAGCGCTTACCTGCCTCACTGGACAGCTTGTGTCTGCGCGAAGTCCTGAACACCGCAAGCGGATCCCACGTCGCCGCCTCGAGCAGAATGTCCGTGCTCTCGGATCCGACCTCGGTGGACGCTCCACCCATGACACCGGCCAGCGAGACGACACCCGAATCATCGGCGATCACGACATCCTCTGGGTCGAGGACGCGTTCGGTCTCGTCGAGAGTCGTCAGCTTCTCTCCCACCACGGCGCGACGCACGACGAGTTCACCGCTGATCTTGGCGGCATCGAACGCATGCAGCGGCTGGCCGAGTTCGAGCAGAACGTAGTTGGTGACATCGACCGCCGGCGATATCGGGCGGACACCCGACAGCAGCAGTCGGCGCTGCAGCCACCACGGACTCACCGCGTTCGGATCGATTCCCGTGACCCGTCGGGCGACGAATCGGGATGCGTTCGAAGCGGGATCGACCCGGATAGGCCACGCCTCCCCCTCTGCGGGAAGCGGTGCCACCACCGCAGGATCGGCGAACTCGAGATCGAATCCGCATGCCAACTCCCGCGTGAGACCGCGCACCGAGAAACAGTAGCCGCGATCCGGGGTGATGTTCAGTTCAATGACGGTGTCGGGCAGGCCCATCAACTCGTTGGCGTCAGCGCCCGGCAGCGCGGTGCCCTGCTCGAGGACGAGGATGCCCGAGTGGTCCTTGCCGATGCCCAGTTCGGCCACCGAGCAGATCATTCCGTCCGAAACCTTGCCGTATGTCTTGCGGGCCGTGATGGCGAAACCACCGGGAAGAACCGCTCCCGGAAGCGCAACCACCACAAGGTCGCCTTCGGAAAAGTTGCGGGCACCGCAGACGATCCCGTGCGGCTCCGCCGTCCCGACATCGACCTTGCAGAAGCGGATCGGCTTCTTGAATTCGGTGAGTTCGGTGATCTCGAGAACCTTGCCCACGACGAGCGGGCCTTCGATGGGCTCGAGTCGGTCGACTTCCTCAACCTCGAGCCCGACTCGGACGAAACCAGCATCGAGTTCCTCCGCCGTGACGTCCCAGTCCGGGGTGGCACGCTGGAGGATCTCGGTCAGCCAGGATTGCGCTACTCGCACGTCTGCTCAGCTCTCTCGTTCGTCAAGATGTCGTGACTGGTTGGTGGGCGGGAATCGGGCGACGCCAGTCAGCCCTGAACGCCGAAGGGCAGCGTGAACCGGACGTCACCCTCAACGATGTCGCGCATGTCCGGGATCCCGTTGCGGAACTGCAGTGTGCGCTCGAGCCCCATACCGAACGCGAAGCCGGTATAGACCTCGGGGTCGATTCCGCAGGCACGCAGCACGTTCGGGTTGACCATTCCGCACCCGCCCCACTCGACCCAGCCTGCACCACCCTTCTTGTCCGGGAACCAGACGTCCACCTCGGCGGAGGGTTCCGTGAACGGAAAGTAGTTCGGGCGCATCCTGGTACGAGTCTCCGGACCGAACAGCGCACGGGCGAAAGCATCGAGAGTGCCCCGCAGATGGGCCATCGTCAGACCCTTGTCGACCGCGAGTCCCTCGACCTGGGAGAAGACGGGGGTGTGTGTCGCATCGAGTTCGTCGGTGCGGAACGTGCGCCCCGGGCACACCACATATATCGGGAGCTCACGCGCGAGCATCGTCCGCACCTGAACAGGGGACGTGTGGGTGCGGAGGACCTGCCGCGAGTCCTCGGGCGCAATGTGGAAGGTGTCCTGCATCGTCCGCGCGGGATGGTCGGGAAGGAAGTTGAGAGCGTCGAAATTGAAGTGCTCGGTTTCGACCTCGGGCCCCTCAGCCACCTCCCAGCCCATCGCGACGAACACGTCGGCCACCTGCTCGGAGATGATGCTGACCGGGTGACGGGCACCGACGGGCCGGCGCTGCGACGGCAACGTCACATCGATCGCCTCGGCAACCAGGACGGCGGCGTCGCGCTCGGCCAACAATGTTGCCCGTCGCTCCTCGAAGGCCGCACTGATCCGTGTCCGGGCGACGTTGACACGTTTGCCCGCCTCGGCCCTGTCCTTCCCTGGCAGAGAGCCGAGTCCACGGCGGGCCAGCGCGATCGGCGACTTGTCCCCCACGTGCTCGACCTTGAGCCGCGCCAAGTCATCGAGATCCTTCGCCGCGGCGAACGCCTTCTCGGCGCTCTCCGCAGCCGTGGTCAGCGCATCTTCGGTGAGCGCGCTCGCGTCGACCGCCCCGCCTTCGACCCCAGCGGGGGCAGCGCCCTCATTCTTAGCCACGACCGGTGCCACTCCTTAAAGTTCATTCAAGTCAACAGTCTCGACGAAACGAAAAACAGCTCGCCTCAAATCCTATGCGATACGCAATGCGGGTCCCTCAGTCGACGGCCCGCCCGCTGTTCTGGACTCGCGCACTCGAGTACAGGCAAATCGACGCCGCCGTGGCCAGGTTGAAACTCTCGGCCCGACCGTGGATGGGAATCCGGACCCGGTGATCGGCCCGCGCCGCGGTGACCGCGTCGAGACCGTGCGCCTCGTTCCCGAACAGCCAGGCTGTCGGCCTCACTAGCAATTCGTCAGCGTCGTCCAGGTCGATCTCACCGTCTGCCGCGGTGGCGAGCAACTGGATTCCAGCCTCGCTGATGGCCTCGAGCACCGCGGCGGTGTCTCGTTCACGTACCACGGGCAGGTGGAAAAGACTCCCGGCTGAAGCCCGAACACACTTGCCGTTGTGCGGATCGACGCTGTCACCCGCGAGGATCGCCGCGTCCGCACCAACCGCGTCCGCGACCCGAATCACGGTTCCCGCGTTTCCGGGATCAGTGACCGCAACAGGAACTGCGAGTAGTTGCGCCCCGTGGCCGACCACCTCTTCCAGAGGGACGTCGAGTTGATCGCACACCGCAACGAGCCCCGGAGGGGTAACCGTGTCGCTGAGTCCCTGGATCGCTCGATCCGTCACCAACGAAACCCGTACGCCTGCCGCATACGCCCGGTCGATCAGGCCCTCATATCGCCGACCCGCGTCCTCGGTGTAGAAGAGGTCGTGCACGGTAGTGGTGCCGAGAGCCTCGGCAACCGAGTTCTCCCCCTCCACTAGGAACCGCCTGACCTTTCGGCGTTCCGCCGTACGCAGCAACTTGACAGCAGAAACGACCCGTGGGGTGCGCTCGGTGAGCGGGTCCACGGGCCGTTTCCGGGCCCTGGCAGGCCGAGACCCAGCAGTTCGGGACTCGCCGGGCCTGGGTGTGAGACTCAGGCCGCTTCTCCAGCAGGAGCGTTCACGTCCGTCGGGAGTGCCGCCTTCGCCAGTGCGACGAGGCCGGCGAACGCTTCGGCGTCGGAGACGGCCAACTCTGCGAGGTTCTTACGGTCGACCTCGATCTCGGCAAGACGCAGGCCCTGGATCAGCCGGTTGTACGTGATGTCGTTCGCCCGTGCGGCGGCGTTGATACGAGTGATCCACAGCTTGCGGAAATCGCCCTTGCGCGCACGGCGGTCACGGTAGGCGTAGGTCAGCGAGTGGAGTTGCTGTTCCTTGGCCTTGCGGTACAGACGCGAGCGCTGTCCGCGGTAGCCGCTGGAGGCTTCGAGAATCGAACGGCGCTTCTTCTGGGCGTTGACCGCCCTCTTTACGCGTGCCACTGAAAAATCCTGTCAATCTTGGGGCGATGGACTTGCCCCGGGTGGTCAATGAGGGGTGTCGACTCAGATGCCGAGCAGTCGCTTGACGCGAGGCGTGTCAGCCTTGCTCACGACAGCCTTGCCATCGAGGCGACGGGTCACCTTCGTGGGCTTGTGCTCGAGCAAGTGGCGGCGGCCCGCCTTCTGGCGCAGGATCTTCCCGCTGCCGGACACCTTGAATCGCTTCGCGGTGCCGCTGTGGGTCTTCGACTTGGGCATGGAATCCTCAGTTCTTCCGTAATCCGGGGCGTGCTGTGTATTCGTAACTAGCTGGTCGGTGCTTCGCCGGACGTATCGGCATCAGTCGACTCCGCAGGCTTCTTCGGTGCGGGGGTTGCACGCTGTGCGGGTCGGGCCGCGGCACTTTCCTGCGCCTTGGCACGCGTCTTCGCCCCCTTGTGCGGAGCGAGCACCATCGTCATGTTTCGACCGTCCTGCTTGGCTGACGTCTCCACGAACCCAAGGTCCGCGACATCCGCACCAAGGCGCTGCAACAGCCGGAATCCGAGTTCTGGGCGCGACTGCTCGCGACCGCGGAACATGATGGTGACCTTGACCTTCGACCCCGCCTCGAGGAAGCGAACGACGTTGCGCTTCTTGGTCTCGTAGTCGTGATCGTCAATCTTGGGGCGGAGCTTCTGCTCCTTGATGACGGTGAGTTGCTGGTTCTTGCGCGACTCGCGAGCCTTCTGCGCAGCCTCGTACTTGAACTTGCCGTAGTCCATGATCTTGCAGACCGGCGGGCGAGCGTCGGGGGCCACCTCGACCAAGTCGAGATCGGCCTCGAGGGCCAAGCGGAGTGCATCTTCAACACGCACGATGCCAACTTGTTCACCTCCGGGCCCGACGAGGCGGACCTCGGGAACTCGGATGCGATCGTTGATGCGGGTCTCAGTGCTGATGGGGCCTCCTAGGTTGAACGGTCTGGTCTCGAGACCGCCAGCAGCCCGTACGCCCGGCCCCAACAAAAAAGCCCCGCTGTGAATGAATTCACCATGCGGGGCCCGATGTCGACCGATCAGATGATCTCACGGCTGACGCCGTTGCCTCATCCCCTCACGCTCGAGGAACTCGAACCGAAACTCTCGGAAACGAGCGACCGGACCGCTGAGCTGCAGTTTCACCTGCCGCGCAGAGGTGGGAGTCGGACTCCACTTGCTGCCCCCGACTAATCCGAGGGCGGTCGTAGCGTCCAGAGTAACATTCGGCGCACTTCGCGAGCTAATCGAGACCGGAGCACGGCCAGGCCGGGCCCTGATGGAATCCTCTAGGTCATGCAGGAGAACTTCGAAGACACCCCGGATGGCGGCACACCCACCGACGGTGACCAAAATACCGACGTCCGGGAGCTCGCCGACGTTCCCGCGATCGAGGTCATCAGCCGTGCCGCGGTCATGCTCATGAGCTCGGCAGCCGAAAAGCTCGGCCTCTCCGACCCCGACCCCGAGTCCAGCCCCCACCTCGACCTCGACGAAGCCCGCCGCGTCATCACTGCGCTGGCCGGCCTCGTGACGGCGTCCGTCGAGTACCTCGGGCCGCACGCGGGCCCGATCCGCGAAGGCCTCCAGGCTCTGCAGCGCGCATTTCGCGAAGCATCGTCGCATCCCGATGAGCCTGGCAAGGGCCCCGGCGAAAAGTACACAGGCCCGGTGCACTAGTTCGGCAAGGCCAGAGTTGAGAGCAGACCGAGTTACGGTCCCGCTCACCCGCCGAACACGGACCGTGCGTCCGGGGGAGGCTCCCCGAAGAGTTCCGGGTCGCGCGCCACGAACGATTGGCGAGTGATGGTTGCGTCACTGACCCTGTCCATCCGGAACCAGCGGACACCGTCTCGTGTCCGGCACCAGGCGACCAGGAACCAGGCCCGACCGGTGTGAACGAGCATGTGCGGCTCGACGATCCGTTCGGTGCGGTCGCCGTAGCGGTCGACATAGCGCAGCGACACCATGAGGTCGCGCTCGAGCGCCTCCTCGACTACAGCGCGTATGCGCGCCCCAGCACTCGCATTCCCGGTCGCCGGTCGAATCCACACTCGCGCACCCAGTTTCGCGACGCGGTCGCGCGAGGCCGGATCCATGACGTCGAGCAGCTTCGCCAGCGCCGCACGACCGTCCGCGGCGAACGGCGCTTCGCCACCAGCTTTGAGCGCCAGCGCCACCGATACCGCCTGCGCCGGAGTGAAGTTCACGGGAGGAAGCGTGGAGCTTCCGGTGATTGCGTACCCGCCCCCCGGACCTGCAGCAGACCTGATCGCAACGCCGGAGGCCTGAAGAACGGCCATGTCGCGCTTGATCGTGCGTGTGGTCACCTCGAGTTGTGCCGCCAACTGCCTGGCAGTACGCCCTCGCGCCCCGGCCCGTCGGAGCTCTTCGGTAAGCGCGTGCAGTCGCGCAGGACGATCCATGCTCGCAGTCTGCCGAAGAAACGCCCCGAAGTCCCCCGCTCGGGGCGTGCGTTTCGTTACTCGACTGTGACGAGGACGGTGACACCCAGGTGTCACCGTCTCTGGTTCATGCTGAGCGTCATGACGCAGAACATTTCTAGAACGCACATCGTGCTTGTACCGGGATTCTGGCTCGGGGACTGGGCGTGGGACGCCGTTGCCAACGACCTGAACGATCGTGGACACCGAGTCACGGCAGTAACCCCTCCGGGGCTCGAGTCTTCCGAATCAGATCGCAGCACAATCGGTCTCGACGACCACATCGCCGCAGTTGTCGCGGCCACCGCTACTACCGCAACCGACCAACGCACCGTGCTGGTCGCGCACAGCGGATCCGGTCCGGTCGTGTACGGCGCGAGCGATCGAGTGCCGGAACGGATCGACCGAATCGTGTATGTCGACAGTGGTCCACTACAGAACGGCACCGCGCTCCGGCCGGACCTCGAGCCTTCGGTGACGGAGATTCCTCTGCCCAGCTGGTCGGAACTCGAGGCTGACGGAAATAGCCTCGACGGATTGGACGACGTGATGCTCAGGACCTTCCGCGCACGCGCCGTGCCGCACCCTGCTGGCCCGGCCCGCGATGCCCTCGAGCTGACGAACCCGCGGCGGGTCGACGTGCAGTCAACGGTGATCTGCACCAGCTTCCCGTCGGAAGCGATCGCACAGATGGTCACAGCCGGCCACCCGATGGTCGCCGAGCTGGCACGACTCACCGCGGTCGAGTACGTCGACCTGCCGACCGGGCACTGGCCGATGTGGTCACGCCCCACCGACCTCGCGGCCGCGATCGACGCGGCCGCCCGCTGACCCAGTTCAGCCGACCGCCGCGGCCTTCTTCGGTGCCCGCTTACGCGAAGTGGCCGACTTGGCCGCGGCGGTTTTCTTCGAAGCCGGGGCCTTGCCGTTGGTCGGAGCAGACTTCGGATTGGTCGCGACGGGCGCCGACGCCGACGCCGACAGAACGCTCTCGAGGAACCGGCCCGTGTAGCTCTCGGGCACCTGCGCCACGTCTTCCGGTGTGCCCTGCGCGACAACCGTTCCCCCGCCGGAGCCCCCTTCCGGCCCCATGTCGACCACCCAGTCCGATGTTTTGATCACGTCGAGGTTGTGCTCGATGACGATCACGGAATTGCCCTTGTCCACCAACCCGTTGACGACCTTCAGTAGCTTTCGAATGTCCTCGAAGTGCAGACCCGTCGTGGGCTCGTCGAGGATGTAGACCGTGCGACCTGTCGAACGCTTCTGCAACTCGGCAGCGAGTTTGACACGTTGGGCCTCACCACCGGACAGCGTGGGCGCCGGTTGTCCGAGCCGCACGTACCCCAGGCCGACCTCGACGAGGGTCTTCAGGTAGCGGTGGATCGAAGTTATCGGTTCGAAGAACTCGGCCGCATCCTCGATCGGCATGTCGAGCACCTCGGCGATGGTCTTGCCCTTGTAGTGCACTTCGAGTGTTTCCCGGTTGTAGCGCGCACCGTGGCAGACCTCACAAGGCACGTACACGTCGGGTAGGAAGTTCATCTCGATCTTCAGGGTGCCGTCACCGGAACAGGCCTCGCACCGGCCACCCTTGACATTGAACGAGAACCGTCCGGGCTGGTATCCGCGGACCTTCGCCTCCGTGGTGGCGGCGAACAGCGTCCGGATCTTGTCGAATACACCGGTGTAGGTTGCCGCATTGGACCGGGGAGTGCGGCCGATGGGTGATTGGTCGACTCGCACGAGCTTGTCGAGTTGGTCGAGTCCGTTGATCCGCGTGTGCCGCCCCGGAACCTGGCGCGCACCGTTGAGCTTGTTCGCCATCACGGTCGCGAGGATGTCGTTGACGAGAGTCGACTTGCCGGACCCGGACACGCCCGTGACCGACGTGAGCACCCCGAGCGGGAAACTGACGTCGATGCCGGCCAGGTTGTGTTCGCGGGCACCGACCACCGTGATCTGCCGTTTGCGATCGACAGGTCTGCGGATCGCGGGAATCTCGATGTGGCTGCGCCCCGACAGGTATGCCCCGGTCAAGGACTCGCGGCAGTCGAGCAACTCCTGATACGGACCGCTGTGGACAACGCTGCCTCCGTGCTCGCCGGCGAGGGGCCCGATGTCGACGACCCAGTCGGAAGTACGGATGGTGTCTTCGTCGTGTTCGACCACGATGAGTGTGTTTCCGAGATCACGTAGACGCGTAAGGGTTTCGATGAGGCGGCGGTTGTCGCGTTGATGAAGACCGATCGACGGCTCATCCAGCACGTAGAGAACTCCCACCAGTCCCGAACCGATCTGGGTGGCGAGGCGAATACGCTGTGCCTCGCCACCGGAGAGGGTCCCGGCCGCACGGGCAAGTGACAGGTAGTCGAGACCGACGTCGAGGAGGAACCCGAGCCGAGCCTGAACCTCCTTGAGTACCTGACCGGCAATAGCTTCCTCGCGACTACCCAGCGTGAGGCTGTTCAGGAAGTCCGCACAGTCCGAGATCGACAGTTCACACACCTCAGCGATCGACTTCATGCCGAACTTCTCACTCGAAATGCTCACCGACAAGATCTCCGGACGCAGACGTGCTCCGCCACACGCAGGGCAGGGAACGTCACGCATGTAGCCGTCGTAGCGTTCCTTCATCTGATCAGAGTCGGTCTGCTCGAGGCGCCGGTGCAGGAAGGGCATGACGCCCTCGAACTCGGCGTAGTAAGAACGGGTACGCCCGTACCGGTTCTTGTACTGGACGTGCACCTGCTCCTCGCTACCCTCGAGGATCGCACGGCGCGCCTTCGCCGGGAGCTTGTTCCACGGCGTCGCCATATCGAACCCGAGGATGTCCCCGAGACCGGAAAGCAGCCGGCCGAAGTACTCCGAACTCTGCCCCATCGACCAGGGCGCAATGGCACCACCCTGCAACGTCAGTTCAGGGTCGGGAACGACGAGATCCGGGTCGACCTCCTTACGGATGCCGAGCCCTGTGCACTCGGGGCATGCGCCGTACGGAGAGTTGAACGAGAACGAGCGCGGTTCGAGATCGTCGATCGACAGCGCATGACCGTTGGGACACGCCAGCTTCTCGGAGAACCGCCGCTCGCGGTCGGGGGCGTTCTCCT
It encodes:
- the pheT gene encoding phenylalanine--tRNA ligase subunit beta, with the protein product MRVAQSWLTEILQRATPDWDVTAEELDAGFVRVGLEVEEVDRLEPIEGPLVVGKVLEITELTEFKKPIRFCKVDVGTAEPHGIVCGARNFSEGDLVVVALPGAVLPGGFAITARKTYGKVSDGMICSVAELGIGKDHSGILVLEQGTALPGADANELMGLPDTVIELNITPDRGYCFSVRGLTRELACGFDLEFADPAVVAPLPAEGEAWPIRVDPASNASRFVARRVTGIDPNAVSPWWLQRRLLLSGVRPISPAVDVTNYVLLELGQPLHAFDAAKISGELVVRRAVVGEKLTTLDETERVLDPEDVVIADDSGVVSLAGVMGGASTEVGSESTDILLEAATWDPLAVFRTSRRHKLSSEAGKRFERVVDPEIPVAALDRAATLLVSIAGGQIEPVLTDIGGVIPHDPIRMDIDLPDRVAGVDYPTGTAARRLTQIGCNVEVGVSDSGHGQLVATPPSWRPDLTQPADLVEEVLRLEGLEQIPSVLPAAPAGRGLTPAQRRRRAVSRAMAFSGYVEILPPVFLPSAVFDTWGLEPEDPRRNTSKVLNPLESDRPELATTLLPGLLEVLARNASRGQRDLSLFGIAQVVLPGADTKPVDALPVDRRPTDEQIATLLRSLPAQPVHVAAVLTGQRELSGPWGSGRAADATDAFTAARTIAAAAGVEVDFRSAQYLPWHPGRGAEVLVDGVVVGHAGELHPAVLERAGLPPRTCAVEIDLDALPLVENLPAPTVSPFPAVLQDVAVVVDATVPAADVQAALKSGGGELLEDVRLFDVFEGEQVGQGRKSLAFALRFRGSDRTLTEDEASAARDSAVAAASAAVGAELRS
- the pheS gene encoding phenylalanine--tRNA ligase subunit alpha, whose amino-acid sequence is MAKNEGAAPAGVEGGAVDASALTEDALTTAAESAEKAFAAAKDLDDLARLKVEHVGDKSPIALARRGLGSLPGKDRAEAGKRVNVARTRISAAFEERRATLLAERDAAVLVAEAIDVTLPSQRRPVGARHPVSIISEQVADVFVAMGWEVAEGPEVETEHFNFDALNFLPDHPARTMQDTFHIAPEDSRQVLRTHTSPVQVRTMLARELPIYVVCPGRTFRTDELDATHTPVFSQVEGLAVDKGLTMAHLRGTLDAFARALFGPETRTRMRPNYFPFTEPSAEVDVWFPDKKGGAGWVEWGGCGMVNPNVLRACGIDPEVYTGFAFGMGLERTLQFRNGIPDMRDIVEGDVRFTLPFGVQG
- a CDS encoding TrmH family RNA methyltransferase is translated as MDPLTERTPRVVSAVKLLRTAERRKVRRFLVEGENSVAEALGTTTVHDLFYTEDAGRRYEGLIDRAYAAGVRVSLVTDRAIQGLSDTVTPPGLVAVCDQLDVPLEEVVGHGAQLLAVPVAVTDPGNAGTVIRVADAVGADAAILAGDSVDPHNGKCVRASAGSLFHLPVVRERDTAAVLEAISEAGIQLLATAADGEIDLDDADELLVRPTAWLFGNEAHGLDAVTAARADHRVRIPIHGRAESFNLATAASICLYSSARVQNSGRAVD
- the rplT gene encoding 50S ribosomal protein L20; the protein is MARVKRAVNAQKKRRSILEASSGYRGQRSRLYRKAKEQQLHSLTYAYRDRRARKGDFRKLWITRINAAARANDITYNRLIQGLRLAEIEVDRKNLAELAVSDAEAFAGLVALAKAALPTDVNAPAGEAA
- the rpmI gene encoding 50S ribosomal protein L35; this translates as MPKSKTHSGTAKRFKVSGSGKILRQKAGRRHLLEHKPTKVTRRLDGKAVVSKADTPRVKRLLGI
- the infC gene encoding translation initiation factor IF-3; this encodes MSTETRINDRIRVPEVRLVGPGGEQVGIVRVEDALRLALEADLDLVEVAPDARPPVCKIMDYGKFKYEAAQKARESRKNQQLTVIKEQKLRPKIDDHDYETKKRNVVRFLEAGSKVKVTIMFRGREQSRPELGFRLLQRLGADVADLGFVETSAKQDGRNMTMVLAPHKGAKTRAKAQESAAARPAQRATPAPKKPAESTDADTSGEAPTS
- a CDS encoding DUF1844 domain-containing protein, which gives rise to MQENFEDTPDGGTPTDGDQNTDVRELADVPAIEVISRAAVMLMSSAAEKLGLSDPDPESSPHLDLDEARRVITALAGLVTASVEYLGPHAGPIREGLQALQRAFREASSHPDEPGKGPGEKYTGPVH
- a CDS encoding helix-turn-helix transcriptional regulator, with amino-acid sequence MDRPARLHALTEELRRAGARGRTARQLAAQLEVTTRTIKRDMAVLQASGVAIRSAAGPGGGYAITGSSTLPPVNFTPAQAVSVALALKAGGEAPFAADGRAALAKLLDVMDPASRDRVAKLGARVWIRPATGNASAGARIRAVVEEALERDLMVSLRYVDRYGDRTERIVEPHMLVHTGRAWFLVAWCRTRDGVRWFRMDRVSDATITRQSFVARDPELFGEPPPDARSVFGG
- a CDS encoding alpha/beta fold hydrolase; this translates as MTQNISRTHIVLVPGFWLGDWAWDAVANDLNDRGHRVTAVTPPGLESSESDRSTIGLDDHIAAVVAATATTATDQRTVLVAHSGSGPVVYGASDRVPERIDRIVYVDSGPLQNGTALRPDLEPSVTEIPLPSWSELEADGNSLDGLDDVMLRTFRARAVPHPAGPARDALELTNPRRVDVQSTVICTSFPSEAIAQMVTAGHPMVAELARLTAVEYVDLPTGHWPMWSRPTDLAAAIDAAAR
- the uvrA gene encoding excinuclease ABC subunit UvrA, whose protein sequence is MADRLIVRGAREHNLRGVDLDLPRDSLIVFTGLSGSGKSSLAFDTIFAEGQRRYVESLSAYARQFLGQMDKPDVDFIEGLSPAVSIDQKSTNRNPRSTVGTITEVYDYLRLLYARAGTAHCPMCGEQIARQTPQQIVDQVLDMEEGTRFQVLAPVVRTRKGEFVDLFDQLNVQGFSRVRVDGVVHPLTDPPKLKKQEKHDIEVVVDRLTVKSGSKQRLTDSVETALRLAEGIVVLDFVDREENAPDRERRFSEKLACPNGHALSIDDLEPRSFSFNSPYGACPECTGLGIRKEVDPDLVVPDPELTLQGGAIAPWSMGQSSEYFGRLLSGLGDILGFDMATPWNKLPAKARRAILEGSEEQVHVQYKNRYGRTRSYYAEFEGVMPFLHRRLEQTDSDQMKERYDGYMRDVPCPACGGARLRPEILSVSISSEKFGMKSIAEVCELSISDCADFLNSLTLGSREEAIAGQVLKEVQARLGFLLDVGLDYLSLARAAGTLSGGEAQRIRLATQIGSGLVGVLYVLDEPSIGLHQRDNRRLIETLTRLRDLGNTLIVVEHDEDTIRTSDWVVDIGPLAGEHGGSVVHSGPYQELLDCRESLTGAYLSGRSHIEIPAIRRPVDRKRQITVVGAREHNLAGIDVSFPLGVLTSVTGVSGSGKSTLVNDILATVMANKLNGARQVPGRHTRINGLDQLDKLVRVDQSPIGRTPRSNAATYTGVFDKIRTLFAATTEAKVRGYQPGRFSFNVKGGRCEACSGDGTLKIEMNFLPDVYVPCEVCHGARYNRETLEVHYKGKTIAEVLDMPIEDAAEFFEPITSIHRYLKTLVEVGLGYVRLGQPAPTLSGGEAQRVKLAAELQKRSTGRTVYILDEPTTGLHFEDIRKLLKVVNGLVDKGNSVIVIEHNLDVIKTSDWVVDMGPEGGSGGGTVVAQGTPEDVAQVPESYTGRFLESVLSASASAPVATNPKSAPTNGKAPASKKTAAAKSATSRKRAPKKAAAVG